A region of Hoplias malabaricus isolate fHopMal1 chromosome 12, fHopMal1.hap1, whole genome shotgun sequence DNA encodes the following proteins:
- the stx19 gene encoding syntaxin-19 — protein MKDRIDELHQQMKSTERLQGVHPFIQGDEEDLASTVGPQAVLFEAEPVLENFLEDVKRIRDSLDELESEVKKFSQQQRNLVATMRRLSVMKKESSITRDIKVQAETLRKKLDALSKQAKRTEAELGPSAATARIQQAQHAALFRQFQKVMRQYNDSLLSKQDKCKHFIIRQLEVSGREVSEEEVENMMEQGKWDVFNENILLDLKITRTQLSEIEQRHKELLTLESNMKDLRELFLDVFMLVEEQGVQIENIQTNVEKAQDYVMVTNEKFKLASRYKKKNPLRRLCCCCCCPWRCR, from the coding sequence ATGAAGGACCGGATAGATGAACTGCATCAGCAAATGAAATCCACCGAAAGACTACAGGGGGTGCATCCTTTTATTCAAGGTGATGAGGAAGACCTGGCATCTACAGTCGGTCCACAAGCTGTGTTGTTTGAGGCTGAGCCTGTGCTGGAGAACTTCTTGGAGGATGTCAAGCGTATTCGGGACAGCCTTGACGAGCTGGAGTCTGAAGTTAAGAAGTTCAGCCAGCAGCAAAGGAATCTTGTGGCCACAATGCGTCGCCTCAGCGTTATGAAGAAGGAGAGCAGCATCACACGAGACATCAAGGTGCAGGCTGAGACCCTGCGTAAAAAGCTGGATGCCTTGTCCAAGCAGGCAAAGCGCACTGAGGCAGAACTGGGTCCATCAGCAGCTACAGCTCGCATCCAGCAAGCCCAGCATGCTGCACTCTTCCGCCAGTTCCAGAAAGTCATGAGGCAATATAACGACTCTCTCCTGAGCAAGCAAGACAAATGCAAGCACTTCATTATCAGACAGCTGGAAGTGTCTGGTCGAGAGGTTTCTGAGGAAGAAGTGGAGAATATGATGGAGCAGGGCAAGTGGGATGTCTTCAATGAAAACATCCTGCTAGATCTCAAGATCACTCGCACACAGTTGTCTGAGATAGAGCAGCGTCATAAGGAGCTTCTGACATTAGAGAGCAATATGAAAGACCTGAGGGAACTCTTCCTAGATGTGTTCATGCTTGTGGAAGAGCAAGGAGTGCAAATCGAGAACATCCAGACCAATGTAGAAAAGGCCCAGGATTATGTGATGGTCACTAATGAGAAATTCAAACTGGCTTCCAGATACAAGAAAAAGAACCCTCTAAGAAGactttgctgctgctgctgctgcccttgGAGATGTCGGTAG